The region tagccccattcactataaccctttgagccctgccgttcagccagttcttcacccagcgCACCATAAACCCGCTTATCCCACAGTCTCTAGAAAGCTGTCATATCACAGACAGCACAGAATTAAGCAGGCTAATAcctatttttcactttctcagCTACTGAAGCACATACCGAGTCTGGAATTCTCGACCTGGTAAAGAGACAACGAGCCCACACTGCAGACGCCATCCCCTCCATCCTCTTCCCCAGCATCTGCAAAGAGATCGGGACATAACTCGTCGGACTTTCCTTACAGCTCTTCAGACTTGCGAACGGGTTACACAGCCACTCACGCTCAGGCCGGGTGAGCACATATCCCGCGTTTATCACGTCTCTCGGCGGTTGAAGAACAGACTGTGCTGACACCGGGCGCCCGCGCTCTCCTCTCAGGGGAAGCGCCGACCGGGCGAGGGGGCGAAGCTGGCAGCAGGGTGaagccagcccccccccgcttctccttccccccccccctcagcggCGGCCCCCATAGCCGCTCCCCACCGCCCCTCATCGCTTCACGGGGAaggcccccccgccgccgcagGCGGAGCGCCTGACAGCCAGCGCCGCGTCGCGCCCGAACCGAACAGAACCGAACCCCCAACCCGCGCCACCACCTGCCAAGCGCCCGCCTGCCTCAACCCGCCTCCGACCGCCGCGGCCGCCATCTCCGGTGCGCAGCCTCCCGGCCGGGCACCAGCACCACGGCACTTCAGTTCCGCGCCGGCGGAAGGACATCGGTGAGACACAgccccccctcccagctccccccccccccggtttcTAGTCCCCTAGCGACGGGTGAGGCGGCGCGCATGCGCAGCTTCCCCCCGGCCTGGCCCGCGTCCGTGCCGGAGGCGTGGCCGCCGCGTGCCggtccccgtccccgccgcggcccccaTGTCGCGGGCGGGGGGCGATGGCACCGTCGCGTTGGAGCGGGCCGGGGCGGAGACGGTGAAGCGGGCGGTGGAGCTGGACCTGGCGTCTCGGTTCCAGGAGTCGTTGGTGTGCTACCAGGAGGGCATCGacctcctgctgcaggtggTGAAAGGTACCGGGCGGTGGGCGAGGGGCGGTCTGGCAGCCGTTTGCTACAGCCGTTGAGGCGGTTGGTCGTTAAACAcgcccccccccagtccccctccGGCCCTGTCGGAGGCCGCCAGCCGCGGGCGGTTCTGAGGAGAGACGAGCCGTGCTTGCCGCCGAGGGCCCGCTCccgtcccccgccgcctcccggggagggagaggagagccgGGGGTCTCTCCCTCACCGGGAGAGCGGGGTCCAGGCAGGGCTCAGCTCCCCGTCCTTCCCCCCGCCTCGAGGAGAACTGGCCTGCGTGCTTTTGATTCACAGCCACGAAAGATGAGGCAAAAAAGCACCGTTACCGGCAGAAAATATCCGAGTACATGACCAGAGCCGAAGACATTAAAAAACAcattgaaaaagagaaacaaggtACGGAGCTGCAATGTACCCCTTCGCGTTTAAATACCTGTTGTTACGTGAACGTTTTGTGGGTGAGGTAGTTGACGTGGGAATTACGCTGCgatcttttcttttcagatggcAAATACCATAAGCAAATCAGGATAGAGGAAAATGCAACAGGTTTCGGCTACGAAAAGCTTTTCCAAGAGTACCTTAGTGAGATTGTTTCTGAAGTTTGGGTGGAGGACCCGTACATTAGGCATGTTCATCAGGCAAGTAGATATTCGGTGTAACTGATGCAGATGtaactactaaaaaaaaatcaaattactaaattaaataaaacttttgcaGTTGTATAACTTTCTGCGATTCTGCGAGCTGCTAGTTAAGGGGCCATGCAAAGTGAAAACAATCCACCTCCTCACTTCCTATGATGAAGTAAGTGTCTACTCTTTGGTTTCTGTTTCCTTGTAGTCAGGTGATACTGTTGTCTGAAAAGCGGATTCGTTAGCCGGTGTGCAATGAGCCAATTATCACACACGCAGGAGAGACATTATTTATTTCGTATTTGCACAAAGATGGGTGCTAAGTGGTAATTCCACAAAGGTAGCACGCCCTGCAGTTAAACAAGCAAGCAATTGATACAGTTTTAGATTCACCCACTTAGTTTCCAGAGTCCTTCCCCAAAATCATTATTGGTAGTCACTTACCTGCCACCATTTCTATTGGGCTAAGGTTTTCTCCACTTCGAATTAGAAGTACAGTGTCCTACACTGCATGCTCAAGGAGTGTGGGGGGGTAAGTCTTTTAGGTCTTGAATTGAGTCAGTGGTCATGATCTCCTCCTGCCGCCTTTACTTTTCCCCTAGTTCATGCTGCTTTGGCAATCATCGGGtgccttctggagcaggatgtttcctttttatcagtctttagttGCTTCTTCAAGAGTATACTGGCTGGCAAACCCTGCATCGTTTATACAAAGTAACCAGACCTAC is a window of Buteo buteo chromosome 25, bButBut1.hap1.1, whole genome shotgun sequence DNA encoding:
- the MITD1 gene encoding MIT domain-containing protein 1, which translates into the protein MSRAGGDGTVALERAGAETVKRAVELDLASRFQESLVCYQEGIDLLLQVVKATKDEAKKHRYRQKISEYMTRAEDIKKHIEKEKQDGKYHKQIRIEENATGFGYEKLFQEYLSEIVSEVWVEDPYIRHVHQLYNFLRFCELLVKGPCKVKTIHLLTSYDEGSGRSQQISGLEEIQQSLRNYGVTLNIAFSSSIHDREIRFNNGWMIKIGRGLDYFKKPQGRFSIGYCDFDLRPCHETTVDVFHTKHTKKM